Genomic segment of Streptomyces longhuiensis:
CTCGCGCCCGACAGCACAGGCAGGTCCTCCCCTCGGCAGCGGTCCGCCACCCCCGCCCGTTCCGCCTCGCCCGACGCCAGGATCTGGCAGCGGGCGTGGAAGCGGCAGCCGGACGGGATGCGGGACGGGTCCGGGGGCTCACCCGTGAGGACCACCGGGTCGCCCGGCGCTTCCGGCAGAACCGACAACAGGGCCTGCGTGTACGGGTGTTGAGGTGCCGTCAGGACCTCCTCAACCGTTCCCGTCTCCACGATCCGGCCCAGGTACATCACCGCGACCCGGTCCGCGATGTTCCAGGCGAGTCCCAGGTCGTGCGTCACCACGAGCGCGGACAGGCCCAGTTCGTCGCGCAGCTTCAGCAGCAGGGCGAGGATTTCGCCCCGCACCGACGCGTCCAGGGACGCCACCGGCTCGTCCGCGACGATCAGTTCCGGGTCCAGGACCAGCGCACCCGCGATCACCACGCGCTGGCGCTGGCCGCCCGACAGCTCGTGCGGGTAGCGCAGGAAGAAGCGGTCCGGCGGGCGAAGTCCCGCTCGTGACAAGGCGTTCGCCACCGCCTCGCGCTCGTCGCCCGCGTACCCGTGGATGCGCAGGCCCTCGGCCACCGCGTCGTACACCGTGTGCCGCGGGTTCAGCGAACCGCTGGGGTCCTGGAGGACAAGCTGCACGCGCTTGCGGTACGCCTTGAGGGCGCGCGAGGAGTAGTCGAGGGGCTTCCCGTCGAACGTGACGCGGCCGGACGTCGGCGGTACCAGGCCGAGCAGGGAGCGGGCGAGCGTCGTCTTGCCGCAGCCCGACTCGCCCACCAGGGCCACGATCTCTCCGGGCGCGATGTCGAGGTCGACGCCGTCCACGGCCCGCGCGGGATCCGCGCCCCGGCGGCCGGGGAAGGTGACGTGCAGCGCGCCGGCCGTGAGCAGGGGGGACGTACTGGTCATGCTGTGGTGCTCCTTGCCTCGGTGCCGGCGGCGTCGTCCGGATCGATGGCGCCGCCCACGTGCACACAGGCCGCCCGCCGGCCCGTGGCCGCGGCCCGTAGTTCCGGGTCCTCGGTGATGCAGCTGTCGAGCGCCACCGGGCAGCGCGGGTGGAACGTGCAGCCCGTGGGCAGCGCCGACGGGTCGGGCGGGTCGCCGGGCAGACCGCGCGGCGCGAACCGGGACGCGGCGTCGCCGATCCGCGGGAACGCCGCCGACAGGGCCTTCCCGTAAGGGTGTTGCGCGTTCTCGTAGACCTCGGAGGCGGGGCCCTCCTCGACGACGCGGCCCGCGTACATCACCGCGAGCCGGTCGCAGGTGTCCGAGAGGACCGCGAGGTCGTGGCTGATCATGATGAGGCCGAGGTCCTGATCGGACACGAGCTGCTCGATCAGGCGCAGGATCTGCGCCTGGATCATCACGTCGAGCGCCGTCGTCGGCTCGTCCGCGATGATCAGGCCCGGGTCGCAGGCGAGCGCCATCGCGATCATCACGCGCTGGCGCTGGCCGCCGGACAGCTCGTGCGGATACGCGTCCGCGCGGGCGGCGGGCAGGCCGACGTGCTCCAGGAGCTCCGCGACCTTCTTCTTCGCGCCCGCGGGCGTCGCCTTCTTGTGCAGCAGGATCGGCTCGGCGATCTGGTCCCCGATGCGGTGCACCGCGTTGAGCGAGTGCATCGCGCCCTGGAACACGATCGAGGCGCCGGCCCAGCGCACCGCCCTGACCTGGCCCCACTTCATCGTGAGGACGTCCTCGCCGTTGAGCAGGATCTCGCCGGAGACCCTCGTGCCGGCCGGCAGGAGACGCAGCAGCGCGAGCGCGAGCGTCGACTTGCCGCAGCCGGACTCGCCGGCGATGCCGAGCTTCTGGCCCGCGTCGACGCTGAGGTTCACTCCGCGGACGGCCCGTGCCCCGCCCGCGTACGTCACTTCGAGGTTTCTGACGTCGAGAAGGCTCACCTGGCCACCCCCAGCTTCGGATTGAGGACGGCTTCGATGGCGCGGCCGCACAGCGTGAACGCGAGCGCGACCAGCGCGATGGCGAGTCCGGGAGGCGCGAGATACCACCAGTCGCCCGCGCTGACCGCGCCCGCCTCGCGCGCGTCCTGGAGCATGCCGCCCCATGACGTGATCGTCGGGTCGCCGAGGCCGAGGAAGGCGAGCGTGGCCTCGGTGAGGATCGCACTGGAGATCACGAGCGTGGTCTGCGCGAGGACGAGCGGCATCACGTTCGGCAGGACGTGGCGCAGCATGATGTGCCCGTGCCCGCCGCCGAGCGCGCGGGCCCGCTCGATGTACGGCCGCGACTCCACGGCGAGCGTCTGGGCGCGCACCAGGCGGGCCGTCGTCGGCCACGTCGTCACGCCGATCGCCAGGATGACCGTCCAGATGGAGCGGGACATCACGGTGGCGAGCGCGATCGCGAGGACCAGCGTCGGCATCACGAGGAACCAGTCGGTGACCCGCATCAGGACCGTCGAGTACCAGCCGCGGAAGTGGCCGGCGACGATGCCGACGACCGTGCCGATCGCCACGCACAGGAATGCGGCCAGCAGCCCCACGGTGAGGGACACACGGGCGCCCCACACCAGCAGCGCGAGCACACTGCGGCCGAACTGGTCGGTGCCGAGCGGGAATTCACCGCTGGGCGCCTCAAGTGCGCCGCCTGGCGCGTCGGTGACGCTCTGTGAGTCCGCGCCGACGAGCAGGGGCGCGCAGATCGCGATGAGGGCGATCAGGACCAGCCCGCCGAGACCCCACAGCCCGCTGCGGTGGGTGCGGTACTCGCGCCAGAAGCGGGCGGCGGAGCGGCGCTTGCGGGCGCGCGCCAGCGACCGCGCGCTCTTCTCGGCCGGCGGCGGGAGCTGCGCGGTGTCGAGGTCGTTCGTGTCGGCAGTCATCGGCCCACCCGGGGATCGAGCAGCGGATACAGCACGTCGGCGAGGGTGTTCGCCAGGATCACCGCGGTGGCGAAGACGAAGAACAGCCCTTGGACGAGCGGCAGGTCGGGCACGCTGAGTGCCGAGTAGAAGAGGCCGCCGAGGCCGGGCCAGGAGAAGACCGTCTCGACGAGGATCTGACCGGCCACGACGTGCCCGAGGTTCACGAACATCAGCGTGAACGTGGGCAGCATCGCGTTCGGGACCGCGTGCTTGCGGCGTACGACGTCGTCGCGCAGGCCCTTCGCGCGCGCCGTCGTCAGATAGTCGCTGCCCATCTCGTCGAGCAGCGAGGAGCGCATCACGAGGAGCGTCTGCGCGTAGCCGACCGCCACCAGCGTGACCACCGGCAGGACCAGATGGTGCGCGACGTCCAGGACGTACGCGAACCCGCTCTCGCCGCCGGACTCCAGACCGCCCGTCGGGAAGAGACCCGGGATCGGTCCCAGTCCCACCGAGAAGACGATGATGAGGAGCAGACCGAGCCAGAACGACGGGATCGAGTAGAGCGTGAGGGCGAACGCGGTGTTGAAGCGGTCGCTGCGCGACCCGTTGCGCCACGCGGTGCGCGTGCCGAGCCAGATGCCGAGCGCGGTGTAGAGGACGTACGCCGTGCCGGTCAGGAGCAGCGTCGCCGGGAGCGCCTCGGTGATCTTGTCGATGACCGGGGTGTGGAACTGGTACGACGTGCCGAAGTCGCCGGTCAGCGCGTCACCGATGTAGTTGGTGAACTGCTGCCACATCGGCAGGTCGAGGCCGAACTGGTGGCGGAGCGCTTCGAGCTGCTGCGCCGAGACACGGCGCCCGCCGGTCATCTGCTTCACCGGATCGCTGGGGATCAGGCGGAACAGGAAGAAGCTGGTGACCAGGACCGCGAAGAGCGACACGATCGCTCCCGCGATCTTGCCCGCCACGTACTGGAGATAGGCCTTGGTGTTGCGCGCCCGTGGACCGCGGGCCGCCGACGGCCCGGCTTGCGCCGGGCCGTCGGTGTCCGCACTCTGCACGAGCGCCGGAGTGCTCTCTGCTGTCATGTGGAACTCTCGTTACTCGTGCGGTACTTGCGACGCCTGCGGACGGAGGTGACGCGTTCTCTCGTGACGGGTGCTGCTACTCGCGGTCGTCCGCCGAGGTGCGGCGGCGCCGCGCGAGGAGCAGCCCGCCACCGCCGAGGACGACGACGGCCGCGACGATACCGATGATCACGCCGGTCGAGCCGGAACCGTCGCCGCCGCTGCCCTTCGCGTCGCTCGTGCCGTCCGCCGGAACGGCCGACCACCAGCTCCAGTACCCGTCCTGGCCGTAGATGTTGCCGGCCGCGGTGGGCATGGTCTGGATCGACTTGATCTGGTCGGTGCGGTAGGCCTCGACGGCGTTCGGGTACGCGATGACGTTCATGTACCCGGAGTCGTACAGCCACGACTCCATCTGCTTGACGATGTCCGCGCGCTTGGCCGGGTCGTACTCGGCGAGCTGCTTCTTGTACAGGTCGTCGTACGTCTTGTCGCAGATGAAGTTGTCCGTCTGGGCGCTCTCCTTGGCCTTGACGGGCAGCGCGGCGCAGGTGTGGATGCCGAGGACGAAGTCCGGGTCGGGGTTGACCGACCAGCCGTCGAACGCGAGGTCGTACTCGCCTGCGTACCAGGGCACCGAGACGTCGTCGAGGCAGTCGACCTTCAGGCCGATGCCGAGCTTGCCCCACCACTCCTTGAGGTACTTGCCGATCGCTTTGTCGTTCGGGTCCGTGGCGTGGCACAGGATGCGGAGGTTCAGCGGCTTGCCGTCCTTGCCGACGCGCTCGCTGCCCTTCATCTTGTAGCCGGCCTCGTCGAGCAGCTTGCCCGCCTTGTCGGGGTCGTACCCGAGGGCCTGGCTGCCGGACGGCTTCCAGAAGTAGTCGCCGAAGCGCGGCGGGATGTAGCCCTCGCCCTCGACGGCGTGGCCCTGGAAGACCTTGTCGACGATCGTCTTGCGGTCGATCGACAGGAACAGCGCCTGGCGCACCTTCTGGTCGAGAAGGGCCTTGTTGCCGTTGCCGAACTTCTTGCGGTCCCTGGTCTGCGCGCCCGGGTTGGTGGCGAGTGCGAAGAAGCGGCGGCCGGGGCCCTCGTTGACCTTGATGTTCGACTCGCCCTTGAGCGAAGCCGCCTGAGCAGGCGTCAGGGCGGGAGAGCCGGCCACGAAGGAGACCTCGCCCTTGCGCAGGGCGGCGACCGCGGCGTCCTGGTCCTTGTACGACTTGAAGACGACCTCGTCGAACTTGGGCGCGCCGCGCCAGAAGTTCTTGTTGGCCTTCAGCTTCACGTACTGGTCGACCTTGTAGTCGGTCAGCACGAACGGGCCGTTGCCGACGATCGGGAAGGTCTTGTCGTTGTTGAACTTCGAGAAGTCCTTGACGTTCTTCCAGATGTGCTCGGGCACGATCGGGACGTCGAGTGCGGCCATCGTGGCCTGCGGCTTCTTCAGCTCGATGACCAGCTTGGTGGCGCTGGGGGCGGTGACCTTCTTGAAGTTGGTGACGAAGCTGCCGTTCGAGGTCGCGGCGCCCTCGTCCGTCATCATCTTGTTGAAGGTGAAGGCGGCGTCGGCGGCGGTGGCCTGCTTGCCGTCGGACCACTTCGAGTCGGACCTGATGGTGTAGGTCCAGGTGAGCTTGTCCGCGGACGGCTTCCACTCGGTGGCGAAGCCCGGGACGGCGTGGTTGTCCTTGGGGTCGTAGTTGGTCAGGTACTCGTACATCATCCGGTGGATGCTCGTACTGACCAGTCGCTGGGCGA
This window contains:
- a CDS encoding oligopeptide/dipeptide ABC transporter ATP-binding protein, which translates into the protein MTSTSPLLTAGALHVTFPGRRGADPARAVDGVDLDIAPGEIVALVGESGCGKTTLARSLLGLVPPTSGRVTFDGKPLDYSSRALKAYRKRVQLVLQDPSGSLNPRHTVYDAVAEGLRIHGYAGDEREAVANALSRAGLRPPDRFFLRYPHELSGGQRQRVVIAGALVLDPELIVADEPVASLDASVRGEILALLLKLRDELGLSALVVTHDLGLAWNIADRVAVMYLGRIVETGTVEEVLTAPQHPYTQALLSVLPEAPGDPVVLTGEPPDPSRIPSGCRFHARCQILASGEAERAGVADRCRGEDLPVLSGASETQVACHWATAQVSPSGV
- a CDS encoding ABC transporter ATP-binding protein, with product MSLLDVRNLEVTYAGGARAVRGVNLSVDAGQKLGIAGESGCGKSTLALALLRLLPAGTRVSGEILLNGEDVLTMKWGQVRAVRWAGASIVFQGAMHSLNAVHRIGDQIAEPILLHKKATPAGAKKKVAELLEHVGLPAARADAYPHELSGGQRQRVMIAMALACDPGLIIADEPTTALDVMIQAQILRLIEQLVSDQDLGLIMISHDLAVLSDTCDRLAVMYAGRVVEEGPASEVYENAQHPYGKALSAAFPRIGDAASRFAPRGLPGDPPDPSALPTGCTFHPRCPVALDSCITEDPELRAAATGRRAACVHVGGAIDPDDAAGTEARSTTA
- a CDS encoding ABC transporter permease, translating into MTADTNDLDTAQLPPPAEKSARSLARARKRRSAARFWREYRTHRSGLWGLGGLVLIALIAICAPLLVGADSQSVTDAPGGALEAPSGEFPLGTDQFGRSVLALLVWGARVSLTVGLLAAFLCVAIGTVVGIVAGHFRGWYSTVLMRVTDWFLVMPTLVLAIALATVMSRSIWTVILAIGVTTWPTTARLVRAQTLAVESRPYIERARALGGGHGHIMLRHVLPNVMPLVLAQTTLVISSAILTEATLAFLGLGDPTITSWGGMLQDAREAGAVSAGDWWYLAPPGLAIALVALAFTLCGRAIEAVLNPKLGVAR
- a CDS encoding ABC transporter permease; the protein is MTAESTPALVQSADTDGPAQAGPSAARGPRARNTKAYLQYVAGKIAGAIVSLFAVLVTSFFLFRLIPSDPVKQMTGGRRVSAQQLEALRHQFGLDLPMWQQFTNYIGDALTGDFGTSYQFHTPVIDKITEALPATLLLTGTAYVLYTALGIWLGTRTAWRNGSRSDRFNTAFALTLYSIPSFWLGLLLIIVFSVGLGPIPGLFPTGGLESGGESGFAYVLDVAHHLVLPVVTLVAVGYAQTLLVMRSSLLDEMGSDYLTTARAKGLRDDVVRRKHAVPNAMLPTFTLMFVNLGHVVAGQILVETVFSWPGLGGLFYSALSVPDLPLVQGLFFVFATAVILANTLADVLYPLLDPRVGR
- a CDS encoding ABC transporter substrate-binding protein, whose protein sequence is MDTKDQPKRAHAPLFSRSPRRAPRRTLRVLLAAGAAAFTLTAGLATPLNPAPQEAKAADGGKKVLTVALAQSVDSLSPFLAQRLVSTSIHRMMYEYLTNYDPKDNHAVPGFATEWKPSADKLTWTYTIRSDSKWSDGKQATAADAAFTFNKMMTDEGAATSNGSFVTNFKKVTAPSATKLVIELKKPQATMAALDVPIVPEHIWKNVKDFSKFNNDKTFPIVGNGPFVLTDYKVDQYVKLKANKNFWRGAPKFDEVVFKSYKDQDAAVAALRKGEVSFVAGSPALTPAQAASLKGESNIKVNEGPGRRFFALATNPGAQTRDRKKFGNGNKALLDQKVRQALFLSIDRKTIVDKVFQGHAVEGEGYIPPRFGDYFWKPSGSQALGYDPDKAGKLLDEAGYKMKGSERVGKDGKPLNLRILCHATDPNDKAIGKYLKEWWGKLGIGLKVDCLDDVSVPWYAGEYDLAFDGWSVNPDPDFVLGIHTCAALPVKAKESAQTDNFICDKTYDDLYKKQLAEYDPAKRADIVKQMESWLYDSGYMNVIAYPNAVEAYRTDQIKSIQTMPTAAGNIYGQDGYWSWWSAVPADGTSDAKGSGGDGSGSTGVIIGIVAAVVVLGGGGLLLARRRRTSADDRE